One Nitrospinaceae bacterium genomic region harbors:
- the lipA gene encoding lipoyl synthase, which yields MNSSVKPLKRRLPDWVKAPLPKGENYFRLKSLVRRHGLHTVCESASCPNIGECWDAGTLTIMILGDTCTRACRFCDVPTGNLQLPREEEPDEVAKMLSKLNLGYTVITSVDRDDLKDGGASHWAETLKAVKVHCPAMKVEALIPDFRGESSLVRTVCEAGPDVLAHNLETVPSLQAKVRPQCRYKWSLDTLYFAGKNFDLLTKSSLMLGLGEKRQEVIETMQDLVNIGCNILTLGQYLRPSRNHMEVEEYLPPEVFAEYKEIGESLGLDHVEAGPLVRSSYHAEKQLQVLNQR from the coding sequence ATGAATTCCTCTGTAAAACCTCTAAAAAGGCGACTCCCGGACTGGGTCAAAGCCCCTCTGCCCAAGGGAGAAAATTATTTCCGCCTGAAATCGCTGGTGCGTAGGCATGGGTTGCACACGGTTTGCGAGTCGGCTTCCTGCCCCAACATTGGCGAATGCTGGGATGCGGGGACTTTGACGATCATGATTCTCGGGGACACCTGCACGCGGGCCTGCCGGTTCTGCGACGTTCCCACCGGAAACCTGCAGCTGCCCCGTGAAGAAGAACCGGATGAAGTCGCGAAAATGCTTTCTAAATTGAATCTTGGCTATACGGTCATCACTTCTGTGGACCGGGATGATCTGAAGGATGGCGGGGCGTCTCACTGGGCTGAAACCTTGAAGGCGGTGAAAGTTCATTGTCCGGCCATGAAAGTGGAGGCGTTGATCCCGGATTTCAGGGGCGAATCCTCACTTGTCCGGACGGTGTGCGAAGCCGGACCGGATGTGCTGGCGCATAACCTGGAAACGGTCCCTTCGCTTCAGGCAAAGGTCCGACCGCAATGCCGATACAAGTGGTCGCTGGATACTTTGTACTTCGCCGGTAAAAACTTTGACCTTCTCACCAAAAGCAGTTTGATGCTGGGATTGGGCGAAAAACGGCAAGAGGTGATTGAAACGATGCAGGATCTGGTGAACATCGGGTGCAATATCCTGACGCTCGGCCAGTATTTGCGTCCGTCGCGCAATCATATGGAAGTGGAGGAGTACCTTCCGCCGGAAGTTTTCGCCGAGTACAAGGAAATAGGCGAATCCCTTGGTCTGGACCATGTGGAAGCCGGGCCGCTGGTGCGCAGTTCGTATCATGCTGAAAAGCAGTTGCAGGTTCTCAACCAGCGGTAG
- the lptF_2 gene encoding LPS export ABC transporter permease LptF, whose translation MQDGFLSSMKLLDRYIFSELLKVFLISAAAVTLVLYLDKFLLIADMLVRWGVGIVDLFLLILYLAPAYLAVTIPMSVLVATVVVFNHFSATNEWTAMKVGKWSFLRLLAPGIAFSCMSWVLSSAIIFIALPWGNQSYKDLIHDLIHNRTRIEIEPRVFNREFSNLILYVKQREKDSHFKGIFISNMGKPEAPQIISAEEGFLQKSADASKIHFQLKKGTIHEVNRSAGNYQTVNFDGYDLIMDIPAPVRMTTKPFVADRELSPGELVERIEQYERQGLKTSGPAVELSKKFSIPFACLVFALLGIPLGIQSGGAGKTGGLAICLGIILAYYFCLISSQDLGKLGAINPYLSVWIPNIAVLLPAIFMAYKMQKESSVRILGKKIKH comes from the coding sequence TTGCAGGATGGATTTCTCAGCTCCATGAAGCTCCTCGACCGCTACATTTTTAGTGAATTGCTGAAAGTTTTTTTGATCAGCGCCGCCGCCGTCACCCTCGTTCTTTATCTGGATAAATTTCTGCTGATCGCGGACATGCTGGTCCGCTGGGGCGTGGGAATCGTCGATCTGTTTCTGTTAATCCTTTACCTCGCGCCGGCCTACCTGGCCGTGACCATTCCGATGAGCGTGCTGGTGGCCACCGTGGTCGTTTTCAATCATTTTTCCGCCACCAACGAATGGACCGCCATGAAAGTCGGGAAATGGAGTTTTCTACGGCTTTTAGCACCGGGGATTGCGTTTTCCTGCATGTCATGGGTGCTTTCCAGCGCCATCATATTCATCGCCCTCCCCTGGGGCAACCAATCGTACAAGGACCTGATTCACGATCTGATCCACAACCGCACCCGCATCGAAATAGAACCCAGGGTTTTCAACCGCGAGTTCAGCAATCTGATCCTCTACGTCAAGCAAAGGGAAAAGGACTCCCACTTCAAAGGGATTTTTATTTCCAACATGGGAAAGCCGGAAGCTCCGCAAATCATCTCAGCCGAAGAGGGTTTTCTGCAAAAGTCGGCGGATGCGTCGAAAATTCACTTTCAACTCAAAAAAGGGACCATTCACGAAGTGAACCGCAGTGCGGGAAATTATCAGACGGTCAATTTCGACGGCTACGATTTGATCATGGACATTCCCGCGCCGGTGCGAATGACGACCAAACCATTTGTAGCGGATCGCGAGCTCTCACCGGGTGAGCTCGTCGAGCGCATCGAGCAGTATGAGCGCCAGGGCCTGAAAACTTCCGGACCCGCCGTAGAACTCAGTAAAAAATTTTCGATTCCATTCGCCTGTCTGGTATTCGCACTGCTCGGCATTCCTCTCGGCATCCAATCCGGCGGTGCCGGGAAAACCGGCGGTTTGGCCATTTGCTTAGGAATCATTCTTGCTTACTACTTCTGCCTGATCAGCAGTCAGGATCTTGGCAAGCTCGGCGCCATCAACCCCTACCTGTCGGTGTGGATACCCAACATCGCCGTTTTACTGCCTGCGATTTTTATGGCTTATAAAATGCAAAAAGAATCCTCAGTCCGAATCCTGGGAAAAAAGATCAAGCATTGA
- a CDS encoding membrane protein → MQTAKDIMSKNVITVKKDTPISELSDLFINYNINGIPVVDDDEKVIGIVTQGDLIEQNKNLHIPTVITLFDAVLFLESEKKFETDIKKLTGNKVEDIYSADAITVSIDTELGEIATIMAEKDVHTLPVLDDGKLAGVIGKLDLIRGMA, encoded by the coding sequence ATGCAGACCGCTAAAGACATCATGAGTAAAAATGTGATCACTGTAAAAAAAGACACGCCCATCAGTGAGTTGTCGGACCTGTTCATCAATTATAATATCAACGGAATCCCCGTGGTGGACGACGATGAAAAAGTGATCGGAATCGTCACCCAGGGCGATTTAATCGAGCAAAACAAAAACCTGCACATTCCCACCGTCATCACCTTGTTTGACGCGGTTCTCTTCCTTGAAAGCGAAAAAAAATTCGAAACCGACATCAAAAAACTCACCGGCAATAAAGTAGAAGATATTTACAGCGCCGACGCCATCACCGTTTCAATCGATACCGAACTCGGCGAAATCGCCACGATCATGGCAGAAAAGGACGTCCACACCCTGCCGGTACTGGATGACGGCAAGCTGGCGGGAGTCATCGGCAAGCTGGACCTGATCCGCGGAATGGCCTGA
- the pyrG gene encoding CTP synthase, translating into MKKKSKGKNVKYIFVTGGVLSSLGKGIAAASIGSLLECCGLKITILKLDPYINVDPGTMNPFQHGEVYVTDDGAETDLDLGHYERFTNAQMRRDNNVTTGRIYNDVIQKERRGEYLGSTVQVIPHITDEIKCHIKKVGHNVDIVICEIGGTAGDIESLPFLEAIRQFKYDMKSKNVMYVHLTLVPYIKTAGELKTKPTQHSVQKLREIGIQPDILLCRTEKKLSKDIKKKIALFCNVEVDSVITAMDVDSIYQVPLSLDKEGICKIILKKLGLPVTDPNLDQWKEINQKITKPEGEVNIGIVGKYLDLKESYKSITEALVHGGVGNNTRVNLHWVDAEELESDGGSAKLKTCDGILVPGGFGERGIEGKINAAHYARVNKVPYFGICLGMHCAVIEFAREVANLKNANSSEFSNTSPYLIIDLMHDQNEHGDKGGTMRLGEYPCQLRKQSRAFEAYGKREIYERHRHRYEFSNKYRIQMEEAGMKISGISPNGNLVEIIELEDHPWFLAGQFHPEFKSSPGSPHPLFKNFIASSIKYRENNHKPNDS; encoded by the coding sequence TTGAAAAAGAAATCTAAGGGGAAAAACGTAAAATACATCTTTGTTACCGGTGGAGTGCTTTCTTCGCTGGGTAAAGGCATCGCCGCCGCTTCGATCGGCAGCCTGCTGGAATGCTGTGGGCTGAAAATCACCATTCTCAAACTCGACCCTTATATCAATGTCGATCCCGGTACCATGAACCCGTTTCAGCATGGCGAGGTCTACGTCACCGATGACGGCGCGGAAACCGACCTGGACCTGGGCCATTACGAGCGGTTCACCAATGCGCAGATGCGGCGGGACAATAATGTGACGACCGGGCGGATCTACAACGACGTGATTCAAAAGGAACGCCGGGGAGAGTATCTGGGGTCCACCGTCCAGGTCATTCCTCATATCACCGATGAAATCAAGTGCCACATAAAGAAAGTCGGGCACAATGTCGATATCGTCATCTGCGAAATCGGCGGGACCGCCGGAGATATCGAAAGTCTGCCCTTTCTGGAAGCCATCCGCCAGTTCAAATACGACATGAAGTCAAAGAACGTCATGTACGTTCACCTCACGTTGGTCCCCTACATCAAAACCGCCGGAGAACTCAAGACCAAACCCACCCAGCACAGTGTGCAAAAATTACGCGAGATCGGTATCCAGCCGGATATTCTTCTTTGCCGCACGGAGAAAAAACTTTCAAAGGACATTAAAAAGAAGATCGCCCTGTTCTGTAATGTGGAAGTGGATTCGGTGATCACCGCGATGGATGTCGATTCCATTTATCAGGTTCCCCTGAGTCTGGACAAGGAAGGGATTTGTAAAATCATTCTCAAAAAATTAGGTCTGCCGGTGACCGACCCCAATCTCGATCAATGGAAAGAAATCAATCAGAAGATCACCAAGCCAGAAGGCGAGGTCAATATCGGGATTGTGGGTAAATATCTTGACCTGAAGGAGTCCTATAAAAGTATCACCGAAGCTCTGGTGCACGGCGGGGTTGGAAACAATACCCGAGTCAATCTGCATTGGGTGGACGCGGAAGAATTGGAGAGTGACGGCGGATCGGCAAAGTTAAAAACCTGTGACGGTATTCTGGTTCCCGGCGGGTTTGGCGAACGGGGAATCGAGGGGAAAATCAATGCGGCCCATTATGCCCGAGTCAACAAAGTGCCTTATTTCGGGATTTGTCTCGGCATGCACTGTGCGGTGATCGAATTTGCGCGCGAGGTGGCCAACCTCAAAAACGCCAACAGCTCGGAGTTTTCCAACACGTCGCCTTATTTGATCATCGACCTGATGCACGACCAGAATGAGCACGGCGACAAGGGCGGAACCATGCGTTTGGGCGAATACCCCTGTCAATTGAGGAAGCAATCGCGTGCGTTCGAGGCTTATGGCAAGCGGGAAATCTATGAACGGCACCGGCACCGCTATGAATTCAGCAACAAATACCGCATCCAGATGGAAGAAGCCGGGATGAAAATCAGCGGCATTTCACCCAATGGCAACCTCGTCGAGATCATCGAGCTGGAGGACCATCCCTGGTTCCTGGCGGGGCAGTTTCACCCGGAATTCAAATCCTCCCCAGGATCGCCGCACCCCCTGTTCAAGAATTTCATCGCATCCTCCATCAAGTATAGAGAAAACAACCACAAACCGAACGATTCCTGA
- the kdsB gene encoding 3-deoxy-manno-octulosonate cytidylyltransferase yields the protein MIQWVVEQAEKAQSVSNVIVATDDERIFEAVKKFGGTAVMTSRDHASGTDRVAEVAKAQDCEIVVNVQGDEPLIPPENIDLIVPPLLEDASLNVSTLSIRITAVEEIADPNVCKVVMDHRGFALYFSRAPIPFDRDGWTQDLKEGESLWPKGSPMRAYKHIGLYAYRKDFLMAFSRLPASGLEAIEKLEQLRILENGTPIRVVETDKDSIGVDRKEDLAAVEKALSQISY from the coding sequence ATGATTCAGTGGGTGGTGGAGCAGGCAGAAAAAGCCCAGTCGGTGTCGAATGTGATCGTGGCAACGGATGATGAGCGGATTTTTGAAGCGGTCAAGAAATTTGGCGGAACCGCCGTTATGACTTCCAGGGATCACGCTTCGGGAACCGACCGGGTGGCGGAGGTGGCGAAAGCCCAGGATTGCGAAATTGTGGTCAACGTTCAGGGAGATGAACCTCTGATTCCTCCTGAAAATATAGATCTGATTGTTCCTCCCTTACTGGAGGACGCCTCACTGAATGTTTCCACTTTAAGTATAAGGATCACTGCGGTTGAGGAAATAGCCGATCCGAACGTGTGCAAGGTGGTGATGGATCATCGGGGGTTTGCGCTTTATTTTTCCCGGGCGCCCATTCCTTTCGACCGGGACGGCTGGACACAGGATCTCAAGGAAGGAGAGAGCCTCTGGCCAAAGGGGTCGCCGATGAGAGCGTATAAACATATCGGTCTTTACGCTTACCGAAAGGATTTTCTGATGGCGTTTTCGCGTTTGCCGGCTTCTGGACTGGAAGCGATAGAAAAGCTGGAGCAACTGCGGATTCTGGAAAACGGGACCCCTATCCGGGTGGTGGAAACGGATAAAGACTCCATTGGAGTGGACCGAAAAGAGGATCTGGCGGCAGTGGAGAAGGCATTGAGTCAAATTTCATATTAA
- a CDS encoding undecaprenyl-phosphate glucose phosphotransferase — protein MLKKHGQLFLSAIFISDSLAIFSSWLLAYFIRFQVQFVPVTHGIPPIENYYEALIPIWIVFLVNIKVFGLYQPLRGRSRSGEFFLILKVTAISVLILTAVTFFYREFSYSRIVVVYFWVLATILITLSHWLVRKILSLVRGRGWNLQKVLVVGAGELGQTVVEKLNLHPEIGFQVVGYLTQHPEKIGRMLQGHPVLGPYEEVSKVIRDQGVDQLFIALPLKAHDRLEQVLEYLGEETVDVKVVPDLLQYMNIHSGVEELDGLPIVNLAESPLYGWNVVVKRTSDIILSSLAIVVTAPVMLLIAVLVKMGSRGPVFYRQERVGLDQRVFWMLKFRSMKLEAEKSTGPVWAKENDERRTGIGTFLRKTSLDELPQLFNVLKGEMSLVGPRPERPVFIEDFKQSIPNYMLRLKMKAGLTGWAQVNGWRGNTSLQKRIECDLYYIKNWSLLFDLKILLMTLWRGFINRHAY, from the coding sequence ATGCTGAAGAAGCACGGCCAACTTTTTCTTTCCGCAATTTTTATTTCCGACAGTCTAGCCATCTTCTCTTCCTGGTTGTTGGCTTATTTTATCCGTTTCCAGGTCCAGTTTGTCCCCGTGACGCATGGGATTCCCCCGATTGAGAATTATTATGAAGCGCTTATCCCCATCTGGATCGTATTTCTGGTCAATATCAAAGTTTTTGGCCTGTACCAACCCCTGAGAGGACGATCCCGGTCGGGAGAATTTTTTCTCATTCTGAAAGTCACAGCCATTTCGGTTTTAATCCTGACGGCTGTCACTTTTTTTTACCGCGAGTTCAGCTATTCGCGGATTGTGGTGGTTTATTTCTGGGTTTTGGCCACGATTTTAATCACCTTGTCTCACTGGCTGGTGCGAAAAATTCTTTCCCTCGTTCGCGGACGGGGGTGGAATTTGCAAAAGGTTTTGGTGGTTGGTGCCGGGGAACTGGGCCAAACAGTGGTCGAAAAGCTCAATTTGCATCCTGAAATCGGATTTCAGGTGGTGGGCTATCTGACCCAGCACCCGGAGAAAATTGGCCGCATGCTTCAGGGACACCCGGTTCTGGGTCCCTATGAGGAAGTCTCGAAAGTGATCCGCGATCAAGGTGTGGATCAGTTGTTTATCGCCCTGCCTCTGAAAGCCCATGACAGGCTGGAGCAGGTTTTGGAATATCTGGGTGAAGAGACGGTCGATGTCAAAGTGGTTCCCGATCTGTTGCAATACATGAATATTCATTCGGGGGTCGAGGAACTGGACGGGTTGCCCATTGTGAATCTGGCCGAGTCTCCGCTTTATGGCTGGAACGTAGTGGTCAAGCGGACTTCTGATATTATTCTGTCGAGCCTGGCCATAGTGGTTACCGCGCCGGTCATGTTGCTGATCGCGGTGCTGGTCAAAATGGGGTCCCGTGGACCGGTGTTTTACCGGCAGGAGAGGGTGGGGCTGGATCAGCGGGTGTTCTGGATGCTCAAGTTCCGCTCGATGAAGCTGGAGGCAGAAAAATCCACCGGACCGGTCTGGGCAAAAGAAAACGATGAGCGCCGGACCGGAATCGGGACGTTTTTGCGAAAGACCAGCCTCGATGAACTGCCGCAACTGTTCAATGTCTTAAAGGGAGAGATGAGTCTGGTGGGTCCACGCCCCGAACGGCCGGTTTTCATTGAGGATTTTAAACAATCGATTCCTAATTATATGCTACGGTTGAAGATGAAGGCGGGCCTGACCGGCTGGGCCCAGGTGAACGGATGGCGCGGCAACACCTCCTTGCAAAAGCGAATCGAATGCGATTTATACTATATTAAGAACTGGTCCCTGCTGTTTGATCTTAAAATCTTACTCATGACCCTGTGGAGGGGTTTTATAAACCGGCATGCGTACTAA
- a CDS encoding polysaccharide biosynthesis protein, with product MVADKDQEKTKTAQRLVKNSIWLFSAEGLSKVIALGIQIIAARYLGDKGFGVFGFAFVATGVVVNFIDNGLKVFLTRAISRKPELIGAYLHNVFVLKFLLTLLSVLLFSVAVVIMPLDRETLTVVAVIGFALVVNGYTEMYLGVFRALENMPLVSKLMVFQRILFFVFGLFVLVSGYGVVAFSSAFLISSIVSLLLAHFQLKRPKSSWKKDLNRGVIGNIFQESLPVCGIVFFAYIYFCIDSVLLFLMIGKSATGWYYAAFKLIESLALLLASVRGALFPILSRTYSQNEDQFNRLWAEAARYLLLIGLPFSAGTAILAPQLIDLLYGSLYEITGPVLQIMAIPFFLLVLNEFMAYLLLSADKTRSVLKIVVAAAIFNLICNLFVIPRWGLMGAAVVAGLTELLLFGLFFQSTQKNIGHIPLMSFFWRPVLASAGMGFAIMKVSWPLMPSFVLGVGVYFILLVLLRTFNEFDRLVFRNLLTPQKDSG from the coding sequence ATGGTTGCAGACAAAGATCAGGAAAAAACCAAAACGGCTCAGCGCCTGGTAAAGAATTCGATCTGGCTATTTTCCGCCGAGGGCCTATCCAAAGTGATTGCCCTGGGGATTCAGATCATCGCGGCCCGGTATTTAGGAGACAAAGGATTCGGAGTGTTCGGGTTTGCCTTCGTGGCGACGGGAGTGGTGGTTAACTTTATCGACAACGGGTTGAAAGTTTTTTTGACCCGGGCGATTTCCCGGAAACCCGAGCTGATTGGCGCCTACCTTCATAATGTATTCGTTCTCAAGTTCCTTCTGACCTTGCTCTCTGTTTTATTGTTCTCGGTGGCGGTCGTGATCATGCCCTTGGATCGTGAAACCCTGACGGTGGTTGCCGTCATCGGCTTCGCTCTGGTGGTCAATGGTTACACTGAGATGTATTTGGGAGTTTTTCGTGCGCTGGAGAACATGCCTTTGGTTTCCAAGCTGATGGTTTTTCAGCGCATTTTGTTTTTTGTCTTTGGTTTGTTCGTCCTGGTCTCTGGCTATGGGGTCGTCGCTTTTTCAAGCGCTTTTTTAATTTCGTCGATCGTCAGTTTGTTGCTCGCGCACTTTCAACTGAAGAGGCCAAAAAGCAGTTGGAAAAAGGATTTGAACCGCGGCGTGATTGGAAATATTTTTCAGGAATCCTTACCGGTTTGCGGGATCGTTTTTTTCGCATATATCTATTTCTGCATCGACTCCGTCCTGTTGTTCCTGATGATCGGCAAATCAGCGACCGGCTGGTATTACGCGGCCTTTAAACTGATCGAATCCCTGGCCTTGCTTCTTGCGAGCGTCCGGGGAGCTCTTTTCCCGATTCTTTCCCGGACTTATTCGCAAAACGAGGATCAGTTCAACAGGTTATGGGCCGAAGCCGCGCGCTACCTGTTGCTGATCGGTCTGCCTTTTTCAGCGGGAACCGCGATTCTGGCACCGCAATTGATAGACTTGTTGTATGGGTCCCTTTATGAAATCACCGGACCGGTGCTTCAGATCATGGCGATTCCTTTTTTTCTTCTGGTTCTCAATGAATTCATGGCCTACCTGTTGTTGTCTGCGGATAAAACCCGGAGCGTTTTAAAAATTGTCGTGGCAGCCGCGATATTTAATCTGATTTGCAATCTGTTTGTCATTCCGCGCTGGGGACTGATGGGGGCGGCGGTTGTCGCGGGCCTGACGGAGTTGCTCTTGTTCGGGTTGTTTTTTCAGTCGACCCAAAAAAATATCGGACATATTCCATTGATGTCTTTTTTCTGGAGACCGGTTTTAGCCAGCGCGGGGATGGGTTTTGCGATCATGAAGGTTTCATGGCCTCTCATGCCTTCCTTTGTGCTGGGGGTGGGGGTCTATTTTATTTTGCTGGTGCTATTGAGGACATTTAACGAATTCGACCGCCTGGTTTTCCGAAACCTTCTTACGCCTCAAAAGGACTCTGGTTGA
- a CDS encoding glycosyl transferase family 1: MSKRIAILYDCPFPYVQGGGQRRLFEIARNLLQKGWEVEWFALQFWEGPKTIQHKGITYTAVGRGVELYGPGGKRRIWETIYYGLMIMKHTELRHFDVIHAGQWPFFHLVPARLYSLFGRAKLVVDWWEVWGTAHWLEYYGAKGIIGSGFEKLLTQIAPNIIAITRKGKNQLKRLGVKETKVNFIPNGIDFEKIQNARAKEKDFDLVFMGRLNKHKSVDHLLHVVSILQKAGTQVTLQIIGEGPEKLALEKLAEQLEIANRVTFHGMISSDAEAYSWMKASRLFVHPIHKGGGGSITVLEANACGLPVVAYKHEKGISEELIDEGVNGYWVTKTEPKALAEKISFLLSDKGLGQSLKTSAFEHAKQYAWASIAEVYNGYFMELIDSKK; the protein is encoded by the coding sequence ATGTCCAAACGCATTGCCATACTTTACGATTGTCCTTTTCCCTATGTTCAGGGAGGGGGACAGAGACGGTTATTTGAAATCGCCCGGAATTTGCTGCAAAAAGGGTGGGAGGTGGAGTGGTTTGCTCTTCAGTTCTGGGAAGGACCAAAAACCATCCAGCACAAAGGCATCACCTACACGGCGGTGGGCCGGGGGGTGGAGCTTTATGGGCCAGGGGGCAAACGCAGAATTTGGGAGACGATCTACTATGGCCTGATGATAATGAAACACACTGAATTGCGGCATTTCGATGTGATTCATGCCGGACAGTGGCCATTTTTTCATCTCGTACCAGCGCGGTTATACAGTTTGTTTGGGCGGGCAAAACTGGTGGTGGACTGGTGGGAGGTATGGGGGACCGCCCATTGGTTGGAGTACTACGGAGCCAAGGGGATCATTGGCTCTGGGTTTGAAAAACTGTTGACCCAAATCGCGCCAAATATTATTGCCATTACCCGGAAAGGCAAAAACCAGCTGAAGCGATTGGGAGTGAAGGAAACCAAAGTTAACTTTATCCCCAATGGAATCGATTTTGAAAAAATTCAAAATGCCAGGGCGAAGGAAAAGGATTTTGATCTGGTTTTTATGGGGCGGCTCAACAAACATAAAAGCGTCGATCACTTGTTGCATGTAGTTTCTATTTTGCAAAAAGCAGGAACGCAGGTAACCTTGCAAATTATTGGAGAAGGACCTGAGAAGCTGGCGTTGGAAAAACTCGCCGAACAGCTGGAAATTGCAAACCGGGTTACTTTTCATGGCATGATTTCGTCAGATGCGGAAGCTTATTCCTGGATGAAGGCTTCCCGGTTATTTGTTCATCCTATTCACAAGGGGGGGGGAGGCAGCATCACAGTTCTGGAGGCGAATGCCTGCGGCCTTCCGGTGGTGGCTTATAAACACGAAAAAGGAATTTCCGAAGAGTTGATTGATGAAGGGGTGAACGGATACTGGGTGACTAAAACCGAACCCAAAGCCCTGGCGGAAAAAATAAGCTTTCTGCTTTCGGACAAAGGCCTGGGGCAATCATTGAAAACCAGCGCTTTTGAACACGCTAAGCAATATGCGTGGGCAAGTATTGCCGAAGTCTACAACGGTTATTTTATGGAATTGATTGATTCTAAAAAATGA
- the iscS_2 gene encoding cysteine desulfurase IscS produces MQKIYLDHNATTPLHPEALKAMLPVLEESFGNPSSIHAEGRKARVFLDEAREQVAALIGASPGEIIFTSGGTEANNQALLGVAFSRQETGRHIITCEIEHPSVLNPLKQLEKLGFQVDRLAVDPKGRIDLEQLKRSIKSSTVLISLQHANSEVGTLQQIEKIGEIARENAICFHTDAIQSVGKIPVDVKKIPVDLLSISSHKLNGPKGVGALYAKKGGPPLFSLVCGGNQEKKRRGGTENVAGVVGFGKACELAEARLDAGGVEVMEGLKNYFFQRINESITGVEFLGDQEFSLPNTFNLSIDGGDGESLMIGLDVEGISVSTGSACSSGSSLPSHVLTHMQVPEERIKSSLRFSLGWSNTREELDAAANTLGRLVTLNRKTTSTFK; encoded by the coding sequence TTGCAAAAAATATATCTGGACCATAACGCCACCACGCCTTTGCACCCCGAGGCTTTGAAGGCCATGCTTCCTGTCCTGGAAGAATCTTTCGGAAATCCTTCCAGTATTCATGCGGAGGGAAGAAAGGCCAGGGTTTTTCTGGACGAAGCGCGTGAACAGGTGGCGGCTCTCATCGGCGCCAGCCCTGGGGAAATTATTTTCACCAGCGGAGGCACTGAAGCGAATAATCAGGCTCTTTTGGGCGTTGCATTCAGCCGGCAGGAAACAGGCCGCCACATCATCACCTGTGAAATTGAACACCCTTCCGTATTGAACCCCTTAAAGCAACTCGAAAAACTCGGGTTTCAAGTGGACCGTCTGGCGGTGGACCCAAAGGGCCGTATTGATCTTGAGCAGTTGAAGCGGTCCATAAAAAGTTCCACCGTTCTTATTTCACTGCAACACGCAAACAGCGAGGTTGGAACGTTGCAACAGATCGAAAAGATCGGGGAAATTGCGCGGGAAAACGCCATCTGTTTTCATACGGATGCCATTCAGAGTGTTGGAAAAATTCCCGTCGATGTGAAAAAGATTCCTGTAGATCTTCTATCCATCTCTTCACACAAATTAAATGGACCCAAGGGCGTCGGCGCGTTGTATGCTAAAAAAGGAGGGCCGCCTTTATTTTCTCTTGTTTGCGGGGGCAACCAGGAAAAGAAAAGACGGGGAGGGACGGAAAACGTGGCTGGAGTTGTCGGTTTTGGCAAAGCCTGTGAATTGGCAGAAGCCCGGTTGGACGCAGGTGGAGTCGAGGTCATGGAAGGGCTAAAAAATTATTTTTTTCAACGAATCAATGAATCGATCACAGGGGTGGAGTTTTTGGGGGACCAGGAATTTTCTCTTCCTAATACATTTAACCTTTCGATTGACGGAGGGGATGGGGAATCTTTGATGATCGGTCTGGATGTCGAGGGGATATCGGTTTCCACGGGTTCGGCTTGTAGTTCCGGGTCTTCTCTTCCTTCTCATGTTCTCACCCATATGCAGGTTCCCGAAGAACGGATCAAGTCTTCGCTGAGATTCAGCCTGGGCTGGAGCAACACGCGCGAGGAACTTGATGCTGCAGCTAACACCCTTGGTCGTCTTGTGACTTTGAATCGAAAAACCACCTCGACTTTCAAGTGA
- the cysE-1 gene encoding serine acetyltransferase → MLKQIKEDVQVALEKDPASRNFGEVLFCYPGVHALISYRISHWLWNHDLKFTGRFLSYFFRWLTGIEIHPAAKIGRRFFIDHGMGVVIGETSEIGDNVFIYHGVTLGGLSMKKGKRHPTIGNNVVVGAGAHVLGPVTIGENTKIGSGSVVLQDVPAYSTVIGVPGRVVFSGISSDLESEGGPETFPDPVAQAIECMLDKMPKMEKEIRALKEALQEQKEKLADPVPLKSQDD, encoded by the coding sequence ATGCTCAAACAGATTAAAGAAGATGTCCAGGTGGCATTGGAAAAAGACCCCGCCTCGAGGAATTTTGGGGAGGTTCTTTTCTGTTATCCCGGAGTTCATGCCCTCATCAGCTACCGGATTTCTCATTGGCTGTGGAATCATGATTTAAAATTTACGGGAAGATTTCTTTCCTATTTTTTCCGTTGGTTGACGGGGATTGAAATCCACCCTGCTGCAAAAATCGGCCGCCGGTTCTTTATCGATCATGGCATGGGAGTGGTGATCGGGGAGACGTCCGAAATCGGCGACAATGTTTTTATTTATCACGGAGTCACCCTTGGCGGCCTGAGTATGAAGAAAGGAAAGCGGCATCCGACCATAGGGAACAATGTGGTGGTCGGCGCCGGGGCTCATGTTCTGGGGCCTGTGACGATCGGAGAAAATACTAAAATCGGATCGGGTTCCGTTGTGCTTCAGGACGTGCCCGCATATTCAACTGTCATTGGCGTGCCCGGCCGGGTGGTGTTTTCGGGCATCTCTTCCGATCTGGAGAGTGAAGGCGGGCCGGAAACGTTTCCGGATCCGGTTGCCCAGGCGATTGAGTGCATGCTGGATAAAATGCCAAAAATGGAAAAGGAAATCCGCGCCTTAAAAGAAGCCCTCCAGGAGCAAAAAGAAAAACTGGCCGACCCTGTTCCCCTGAAAAGTCAGGACGATTGA